The Aequorivita sublithincola DSM 14238 genome window below encodes:
- a CDS encoding toll/interleukin-1 receptor domain-containing protein produces MKTIRQIRTRLLSIFLTGFILLLLAIVLQTIGGKYKNLVYIPWLWLVALYIAPILVLFQIGERTVKRNITIIVALSGLFVFLSLLTILLQGYVATTQEGLPYLAYSKTLLMSALLLIPLEVFIIYLIRKKLYIKKVVDASTDFSNMDPKVFISYNHSDSEVALKILDALEKASIEVIIDQEDMMAGADIKNFIEKSIGESTVTVSLVSNRSLKSAWVALETIDTFFLERYMKNKKFIACYLDDDFFQPDYTLKAVTDIDEQLKTNQKMIPEYQQKMIDTRDLNIQNTRLLALRNNLDGIIGRLRDSLCLDVREEPFNQSMKKLIQAIEDDS; encoded by the coding sequence ATGAAAACAATCAGACAAATCCGTACACGCTTATTGAGTATTTTTTTAACTGGTTTCATATTATTGTTGCTTGCCATAGTTTTGCAAACCATTGGAGGTAAATATAAAAACCTAGTTTATATTCCTTGGCTTTGGTTGGTGGCTCTTTACATTGCTCCTATTTTAGTTTTATTTCAAATTGGAGAAAGAACCGTAAAACGGAATATTACAATTATAGTAGCTCTTTCTGGCTTATTTGTGTTTTTATCGCTACTTACTATTCTTTTGCAAGGATATGTTGCTACAACACAAGAAGGGCTTCCATATTTGGCATATTCCAAGACTTTACTAATGTCTGCGCTACTACTTATTCCGTTGGAGGTGTTTATAATTTATTTAATTCGAAAAAAATTATATATCAAAAAGGTGGTTGATGCTAGCACTGATTTCTCCAATATGGATCCAAAAGTGTTTATATCTTATAATCATAGTGATAGTGAAGTTGCTTTAAAAATACTGGATGCTCTTGAAAAAGCGAGCATAGAAGTAATTATAGATCAAGAAGATATGATGGCAGGAGCTGATATAAAAAACTTTATTGAGAAATCTATAGGTGAATCTACTGTAACCGTTTCTTTAGTATCGAACAGAAGTTTAAAATCTGCTTGGGTAGCACTTGAAACTATTGACACCTTCTTTTTAGAACGCTACATGAAAAACAAAAAATTTATTGCCTGTTATCTTGATGACGATTTCTTTCAACCGGATTATACTTTAAAGGCAGTAACTGACATTGACGAGCAGCTGAAAACCAATCAGAAAATGATTCCTGAATATCAGCAAAAGATGATAGACACCAGAGATCTTAATATTCAAAACACTCGTTTATTAGCACTTAGAAACAATCTGGATGGGATTATTGGTAGATTAAGAGATAGTTTGTGTCTTGATGTTAGGGAAGAACCGTTTAATCAAAGTATGAAAAAACTGATTCAGGCTATTGAGGATGATTCATAA
- a CDS encoding caspase family protein: MYLKNGITSLSVFSIIVFMLISTTITAQIKNDVVPATRGAITPASSDKIALLIGNAAYEGENALKTPKNDVAKMETALKKLNFYIVRIDDASRDEMYQVFSVFEENSKQARVAFFYYSGHMVVLNDKNYLVPIDAKINKEENVISQTVALDSMMNNLKARESVIAIDVAYPSHFKFNKSASSNGISFAKPKNFDKGLLSFTTGSNATLKEGESSLFSTYFSKEIVNGFPYVAFLAARTNIKAITNGKQDLAAFGYITNCNTGYGSCSNWKDDTVMSFMPRFAFPWPPPQASARDVIPKGFFSTCKTLGDVNVILRSALDKAEYFEKSYYPIGDGEHGFVVTTRLEQINEDATSIKGTDRWAIKYNERKDISFSKYLSSLFFPQKGYFRVIAFIVTDNSLKKSSESPTKDEALGWLDNGEPDIPYGIPERLFTKNYNVTALIYEYQLPENDINAALVPHSLHQGREHLVKAKLWGELSKN, translated from the coding sequence ATGTACTTAAAAAATGGAATCACCTCATTATCCGTATTTTCCATTATAGTTTTCATGTTAATTTCAACAACCATAACTGCTCAAATAAAAAATGATGTGGTGCCGGCTACTAGAGGTGCGATTACTCCTGCTTCCAGCGATAAAATTGCACTGTTAATAGGCAACGCCGCATATGAAGGAGAAAACGCACTGAAAACACCTAAAAATGATGTTGCAAAAATGGAAACCGCTTTAAAAAAATTGAATTTTTATATTGTAAGGATAGACGATGCCTCGCGTGATGAAATGTACCAAGTCTTTTCAGTTTTTGAAGAAAATTCCAAACAGGCTAGAGTTGCTTTTTTTTATTATTCTGGTCATATGGTTGTACTCAATGACAAGAATTATTTGGTTCCCATTGATGCAAAGATAAATAAGGAGGAAAATGTAATTTCCCAAACGGTTGCATTGGATTCTATGATGAATAATTTAAAAGCACGAGAAAGTGTAATCGCTATTGATGTTGCTTACCCAAGTCATTTTAAATTCAATAAATCCGCGTCAAGTAATGGAATTTCTTTCGCAAAACCTAAGAATTTTGATAAGGGTCTTTTAAGTTTTACAACGGGAAGCAATGCAACCTTAAAAGAAGGTGAAAGCAGTTTATTCAGCACTTATTTTTCAAAGGAAATAGTAAATGGGTTTCCTTATGTTGCTTTTCTGGCTGCAAGAACTAACATAAAAGCAATTACCAATGGAAAACAAGACTTGGCTGCTTTTGGGTATATTACAAATTGCAATACGGGCTATGGCAGCTGTTCCAATTGGAAAGATGATACGGTTATGTCGTTTATGCCAAGATTCGCATTTCCATGGCCACCACCTCAGGCTTCTGCCCGAGATGTAATTCCGAAGGGCTTTTTTTCAACTTGTAAAACGTTGGGAGATGTTAATGTAATTCTCAGATCAGCTCTGGACAAAGCCGAATATTTTGAAAAAAGTTATTATCCAATTGGAGATGGTGAACACGGATTTGTGGTTACTACTCGTTTAGAACAAATAAATGAAGACGCCACATCAATAAAGGGGACAGATAGATGGGCAATAAAGTATAATGAAAGGAAAGATATTTCATTTTCAAAATATCTTAGCTCGCTTTTTTTTCCTCAGAAAGGATATTTTAGGGTAATCGCCTTTATTGTTACGGACAATTCTTTAAAAAAATCAAGTGAAAGTCCTACAAAAGATGAAGCACTGGGCTGGCTCGATAATGGCGAACCCGATATTCCATACGGAATTCCTGAGAGATTATTCACTAAGAACTATAACGTTACCGCCTTAATCTATGAATATCAACTCCCAGAAAATGATATTAACGCTGCCCTTGTTCCTCATAGTTTACATCAAGGAAGGGAGCACTTAGTAAAAGCTAAACTTTGGGGTGAATTAAGCAAAAATTAA
- the gldJ gene encoding gliding motility lipoprotein GldJ has product MSRLLLFFFLILSFSCSNKPDYKNSSRATGWKMIGRMGGFAKNYNKEAQEQETGPGLVLIEGGTFTMGKVQDDPIGDWNNTPNQQHVMSFYMDETEVTNLMYLEYIDWVKRVFPPEIDNYKNIYASAVPDTLVWRNSLGFNESMVKNYLRHPAFGEYPVVGVSWLQAVNFCKWRTDRVNEIFLEESGFTAPNARYNVQGAELFSTETYLTAPSLSYGGNDSILNGGKRSKILVELKKDSTELGAKHTDLYLQRKDGIFLPAYRLPTEAEWEYAALGLDGIREYNTHKGRKKYPWNVQYTRSGKRKSQGDQLANFKQGEGDYGGIAGWSDDNADITAKVKSYVANDYGLYDMAGNVAEWVADVYRPIVEDDYNDFNYFRGNVYTKSSENADGTFNSVTVDAIIYDTLPNGKLIPRQLPGELIQVPVDDKETYLRINFSTSDNRNYLDGDQGSKAYNTKNASSTEYPMYNSPVQKTYVDSTGKIQREYDKTANKTTLINDEARVFKGGSWRDREYWLDPAQRRYLPEYMATNYIGFRCAMSRVGSKTNKKKRAR; this is encoded by the coding sequence ATGAGCCGATTGCTTCTTTTTTTCTTTTTAATTCTTTCGTTTTCCTGCTCTAACAAACCGGATTATAAAAACAGTTCGAGAGCAACTGGCTGGAAAATGATTGGCCGTATGGGTGGTTTTGCAAAAAATTACAATAAAGAAGCACAAGAACAGGAAACAGGTCCGGGTCTTGTTTTGATTGAGGGTGGCACATTCACTATGGGGAAAGTGCAAGACGATCCTATTGGCGATTGGAACAACACTCCAAATCAGCAACACGTTATGTCCTTCTATATGGACGAAACAGAGGTAACCAACCTAATGTATCTAGAATATATAGATTGGGTAAAACGAGTTTTTCCGCCAGAAATTGATAATTATAAAAATATTTACGCTAGCGCAGTGCCGGATACATTGGTTTGGCGTAATTCTTTGGGGTTCAATGAGTCTATGGTCAAAAATTATCTGCGTCATCCTGCTTTTGGGGAATATCCAGTGGTTGGTGTAAGTTGGTTACAAGCCGTTAATTTCTGCAAATGGAGAACAGATAGAGTGAATGAAATATTTCTAGAAGAATCAGGATTTACCGCTCCGAATGCACGATATAATGTTCAAGGAGCTGAACTTTTTTCAACAGAAACCTATTTAACAGCGCCTTCACTGTCTTACGGCGGAAATGATTCCATATTAAATGGTGGCAAACGCTCCAAAATATTGGTAGAATTGAAAAAGGATAGTACTGAGCTTGGTGCAAAACACACAGATTTATATTTGCAACGAAAAGACGGAATTTTTCTTCCTGCATATCGTTTGCCAACGGAAGCCGAATGGGAATATGCAGCCTTAGGTCTTGATGGTATTAGAGAATACAACACCCACAAAGGAAGAAAAAAATATCCGTGGAACGTCCAATACACACGTTCGGGAAAACGTAAATCTCAAGGAGACCAATTGGCAAACTTTAAACAAGGTGAAGGTGATTATGGTGGAATTGCAGGTTGGAGTGATGACAATGCAGACATAACCGCAAAAGTAAAAAGCTATGTGGCAAATGATTATGGTCTTTATGATATGGCTGGAAACGTGGCAGAATGGGTGGCAGATGTTTATAGACCAATAGTGGAAGATGATTATAATGACTTCAATTATTTCCGCGGAAATGTTTACACCAAAAGTTCTGAAAATGCAGACGGAACTTTTAATTCCGTAACCGTAGATGCTATTATCTATGATACATTACCGAATGGAAAACTCATTCCAAGACAACTGCCTGGAGAATTAATTCAAGTGCCTGTAGATGACAAAGAAACCTATCTTCGCATAAATTTTTCAACAAGCGACAATAGAAATTACTTAGATGGCGATCAAGGTTCTAAAGCCTATAATACAAAAAATGCTTCTTCAACAGAATACCCAATGTACAATTCACCAGTTCAAAAAACTTATGTCGATAGTACTGGAAAAATTCAAAGAGAATACGATAAAACCGCTAATAAAACTACACTTATCAATGATGAGGCGCGTGTGTTTAAAGGTGGTTCGTGGCGCGATAGAGAATATTGGCTAGATCCTGCACAACGTAGATATTTGCCGGAATATATGGCCACAAATTATATTGGTTTTAGATGCGCAATGTCTAGAGTTGGGTCAAAAACCAACAAAAAGAAAAGAGCTCGTTAA